A single genomic interval of Juglans regia cultivar Chandler chromosome 1, Walnut 2.0, whole genome shotgun sequence harbors:
- the LOC108988090 gene encoding calcium/calmodulin-regulated receptor-like kinase 2: MAHQADLVIIGVSVGLALGILIASLVFFGIRWYKKQAHLQQRANEPIVTSGTLPMRSNGFGTSNDFSVSLTNSIAPQGSERLPKSSHVYWWKHKNKDHFVSASGILRYSYRDIQKATQNFTTILGQGSFGPVYKATLPTGEVVAVKVLASNSKQGEREFQTEVSVLGRLHHRNLVNLVGYCVDKGQHMLIYEFMSNGSLENLLYGQEEQILSWEQRLQIALDISHGIEYLHEGAVPPIIHRDLKSANILLDRSMRAKVADFGLSKEEEVFDGRNSGLKGTYGYIDPMYMSTNKFTMKSDIYSFGIIVFELITAIHPQQNLMEYINLAGMSPTGIDEILDKELVGECSLEEVRGLASIAHRCLHKLPRKRPSIGEVSQAILKSKQRHLAKVDTMSFAGRDISRAVSRIEDQQLELSKMASLKERVAE, translated from the exons ATGGCTCATCAAGCTGATTTGGTTATCATTGGCGTCTCAGTTGGTCTAGCCCTTGGAATTTTGATAGCTTCACTGGTATTTTTTGGTATTAGGTGGTACAAAAAGCAAGCTCATCTTCAGCAACGTGCAAATGAGCCTATTGTAACAAGTGGAACCCTTCCTATGCGCTCAAATGGCTTTGGTACAAGTAATGACTTTAGTGTGTCTCTCACAAATTCGATAGCCCCACAGGGATCAGAAAGACTTCCAAAAAGTTCTCATGTTTATTGGTGGAAACATAAGAATAAAGATCACTTTGTTTCTGCATCAGGCATACTTAGATACTCTTACAG GGATATCCAGAAAGCCACACAGAATTTTACAACCATTTTGGGTCAAGGGTCATTTGGTCCAGTCTATAAAGCAACATTGCCTACTGGAGAAGTGGTAGCTGTGAAGGTGCTGGCTTCTAATTCCaaacagggagagagagaatttcaaACAGAG GTATCTGTGCTTGGGAGACTGCATCACAGGAATCTTGTAAATTTGGTTGGATATTGTGTAGATAAAGGACAGCACATGTTGATTTATGAGTTCATGAGTAACGGGAGCTTGGAAAACCTTCTATATG GTCAAGAAGAACAGATTTTGAGCTGGGAACAAAGGCTTCAAATTGCTCTTGATATTTCCCATGGGATTGAGTACCTTCATGAAGGG GCAGTCCCACCCATCATACATCGCGATTTGAAGTCTGCGAATATACTGTTAGACCGATCAATGAGAGCCAAG GTTGCTGATTTTGGGTTGTCAAAGGAGGAGGAGGTTTTTGATGGCCGGAATTCTGGTCTGAAAGGCACATATGGGTACATAGACCCAATGTACATGTCAACAAACAAGTTCACAATGAAGAGTGACATCTACAGTTTTGGCATTATCGTCTTTGAGCTCATCACTGCCATCCACCCTCAACAAAACTTGATGGAATATATAAATCTT GCTGGAATGAGTCCGACTGGCATTGATGAGATACTTGATAAGGAACTTGTTGGAGAATGCAGCCTTGAGGAAGTGAGGGGGCTTGCCAGTATTGCTCACAGATGTCTGCACAAACTACCAAGAAAGCGACCTTCAATAGGAGAAGTTTCTCAGGCTATATTGAAGTCAAAACAGAGGCATCTTGCTAAAGTAGATACCATGTCTTTTGCAGGCAGAGACATTTCACGAGCAGTGAGCCGAATAGAGGATCAACAGCTTGAGTTAAGTAAGATGGCCAGCTTGAAGGAGAGAGTGGCTGAATGA
- the LOC108988089 gene encoding phosphatidylinositol 4-kinase gamma 5-like produces the protein MAAATFRGPLGGECGGNDRMERKPSRRRRVFVQTESGCVLGIELDRCDNAHTVKRKLQVALNVPTEESSLICGDTVLKNDLSVVRNDSPLLLARNFLHRSSSTPCLSPTMRGDLQQRDQGSPIEILGCSNQSSTMKELVEVIAKAIKAGVDPTPICSGLGGAYYFRNSLGENVAIVKPTDEEPYAPNNPKGFVGKTLGQSGLKRTVRVGETGYREVAAYLLDRGHFANVPSTALVKITHSVFNVNDEVNRYCMQLNRKQVSKIASLQQFIPHDFDASDYGTSSFPVAAVHRIGILDIRILNTDRHAGNLLVRKLDVVGRLGQVELVPIDHGLCLPESLEDPYFEWVHWPQASIPFSEDELEYIDHLDPFSDSEMLRMELPMIREACLRVLVLCTTFLKQAAVFGLRLAEIGEMMSREFWGHEEEPSELELICMEARKLLEERETSTSEVQAGEKDEFQFDIDYKEEGLGLASNMKEKLTTETTFHLGSMGGNGQNILYKLDESVEEEEVVDFDGDELPQRGDEHAGLMRDRNLNVSKLSMSMKNISVREKSWRHSGGVKKCGYLAGTSSGNRSVNEQLPASSSFVKLADMSEEEWLQFLENFHRLLYPAFANHKSGSLGQRQRQRLGTSCQF, from the coding sequence ATGGCAGCTGCAACCTTTAGAGGACCTCTTGGTGGCGAGTGTGGTGGTAATGATAGAATGGAAAGAAAACCTTCTCGGAGGCGACGTGTATTTGTACAGACAGAATCTGGCTGTGTTTTGGGTATAGAGTTGGACCGGTGTGACAATGCCCACACAGTGAAGAGGAAGTTACAGGTTGCCCTTAATGTCCCAACAGAGGAAAGCTCATTGATTTGTGGTGATACAGTGTTGAAGAATGATCTGAGTGTTGTTAGAAATGATTCTCCACTTCTTCTTGCCAGGAACTTCTTGCACAGAAGCTCGTCTACACCTTGTCTCTCACCCACTATGAGAGGTGATCTTCAGCAGAGGGATCAGGGCAGCCCTATCGAGATATTAGGGTGCTCAAATCAATCTTCTACAATGAAAGAACTGGTTGAGGTCATTGCAAAGGCAATAAAAGCTGGTGTTGATCCGACTCCCATTTGTAGTGGGCTTGGAGGTgcttattattttagaaattccCTTGGTGAAAATGTTGCTATTGTGAAACCAACTGATGAGGAACCTTATGCCCCAAACAACCCAAAAGGTTTTGTCGGTAAAACCCTTGGGCAATCTGGCTTGAAACGTACGGTGCGGGTTGGAGAGACGGGATATAGAGAAGTTGCGGCTTACCTTCTTGACCGTGGCCATTTTGCCAATGTGCCCTCTACTGCCCTTGTGAAGATCACACATTCTGTTTTTAATGTTAATGATGAGGTGAATCGTTATTGTATGCAACTAAATAGGAAGCAGGTCAGCAAGATAGCATCTCTTCAGCAGTTTATTCCTCATGATTTTGATGCTAGTGATTATGGTACTTCTAGTTTCCCTGTTGCTGCTGTGCACAGGATAGGAATTTTAGATATCCGAATTTTAAACACAGACAGACATGCAGGAAACCTTCTTGTTAGGAAGCTTGATGTGGTGGGGAGGTTAGGTCAGGTGGAGCTTGTTCCCATTGATCATGGCCTTTGCTTACCCGAGAGCTTGGAGGACCCATACTTTGAGTGGGTCCATTGGCCCCAGGCATCAATCCCTTTCTCTGAGGACGAGCTTGAGTATATAGATCATCTTGACCCGTTCTCGGATTCTGAAATGCTTAGAATGGAGCTGCCCATGATTCGAGAGGCATGTCTTAGGGTCTTGGTCCTTTGCACAACTTTCCTCAAGCAAGCAGCAGTTTTTGGGCTCCGTCTTGCTGAAATtggtgagatgatgagtagGGAGTTTTGGGGCCATGAGGAGGAGCCAAGTGAGCTTGAGCTAATATGCATGGAGGCCAGGAAACTGTTAGAAGAGCGGGAGACATCAACTTCTGAGGTGCAAGCAGGAGAAAAGGATGAGTTTCAATTTGACATAGATTACAAGGAAGAGGGTTTGGGATTAGcttcaaatatgaaagagaaaCTGACTACTGAAACAACATTTCATTTGGGATCAATGGGCGGGAATGGCCAAAATATACTCTATAAGTTAGATGAGAGTGTTGAGGAAGAGGAGGTGGTAGATTTTGATGGGGATGAATTACCTCAAAGGGGAGATGAACATGCTGGCCTTATGCGGGACAGGAATCTAAATGTTTCGAAGCTGTCGATGTCTATGAAAAACATCAGTGTTCGTGAGAAGAGCTGGCGACACTCGGGTGGAGTAAAAAAATGCGGGTATTTGGCTGGTACATCATCTGGAAACAGGAGTGTGAATGAGCAGCTGCCTGCAAGCAGTAGCTTCGTAAAGTTGGCAGATATGAGTGAAGAGGAGTGGTTGCAGTTTCTTGAGAATTTCCACAGGTTGCTTTACCCGGCTTTTGCTAATCACAAATCAGGGAGTCTCGGTCAAAGACAAAGACAGAGACTTGGGACATCTTGTCAGTTTTGA
- the LOC108988088 gene encoding O-fucosyltransferase 27-like isoform X2, translating to MKGQGKMVLNSRLKWVGLVGLVLSAFSLFIHFLLARFTEDGVIEYQSSITVFSWRPIFESANFPRTSPMYRRLWGPIRHLESLHPDANPRGNYAVTDPSSQTNGFIFVRIRGGFHEIRNSICDVVAVSRLLNATLVIPEIQSTTSSKGISSDFKSFAYLYNEDQFMAALAKDVNIVKTLPKNLKWARRKKEIPSFKVPYSASPYYYLNQVLSVLKKHSVVELVVPEGGCLQAILPPELEHNEELQRLRCRVAFHALQFRQEVQELATKVLFRLRAPGRPFIAYDPGMTRDALAHHGCAELFQDVHTELIQHKRSWMIKRGIVEGKLRVNSAKQRLSGSCPLMPEEVGILLRAHGYSWDTIIYVSGGEVFGGQRTLIPLHAMFENVVDRTSLTTPWELNRLYGHEANIITSSPRTPPPIEKEMKHEAWKTSGPRPRPLPPPPARPKSYNIEGWWGWVAESDNEPESTVMELRTNAHKLLWEAIDYVIGLEADVFISGFDRDGNGRPNFASLVMGHRLYQSAALKTYRPDRKEVSKLLEEIHDHLYHANHTWLKSVRKHMRKRLLDGLIEASTKSKPLSFLSHPVPECSCLRYDSNETSFHASSPSPQSQVQAALRVVHRCPAWMDSDLILRSKDKDNEEDLDEDDSTSSGLFFRRSGENHESGGGDSNNKEEAQLDDLEELEGGER from the exons ATGAAAGGGCAGGGGAAGATGGTGTTGAACTCTAGACTGAAGTGGGTCGGTCTGGTTGGGCTCGTGCTATCCgctttttctctcttcattcACTTTTTGCTTGCCAGATTCACTGAGGATGGCGTTATAGAGTACCAGTCTTCAATCACTGTCTTCTCCTGGAGACCCATCTTTGAGAGTGCAAATTTTCCCAGAACT AGTCCAATGTATAGGAGACTATGGGGTCCAATACGGCATCTTGAATCTTTGCATCCCGACGCAAACCCCAGAGGAAACTATGCTG TAACAGATCCCAGTTCGCAAACAAATGGCTTTATCTTTGTCCGAATACGAGGTGGTTTCCATGAGATCAGGAATTCG ATTTGTGATGTGGTTGCCGTTTCCCGGCTTCTTAATGCTACCTTAGTAATTCCTGAGATCCAGTCAACTACAAGCAGCAAGGGCATCAG CTCTGATTTCAAGAGTTTTGCTTACCTGTACAATGAGGACCAGTTCATGGCAGCCTTAGCAAAAGATGTCAACATTGTGAAAACCcttcccaaaaatctcaaatgGGCAAGGAGAAAGAAGGAAATTCCAAGTTTCAAAGTGCCTTACTCGGCTTCACCATACTATTATCTGAATCAAGTTCTCTCAGTATTGAAGAAGCATTCAGTGGTTGAGCTAGTTGTACCTGAAGGTGGCTGCTTGCAG GCCATCCTTCCACCTGAACTTGAACACAATGAAGAGCTACAAAGGCTGAGATGTAGGGTTGCTTTCCATGCCCTTCAGTTTAGGCAGGAGGTCCAGGAACTTGCCACTAAAGTTTTATTTAG GTTACGGGCTCCTGGACGGCCATTTATAGCCTATGACCCTGGGATGACTAGAGATGCTCTAGCACATCACGGTTGTGCTGAACTCTTCCAG GATGTACATACAGAGCTCATCCAGCACAAAAGGTCTTGGATGATAAAACGGGGGATCGTCGAAGGGAAGCTACGGGTGAATTCAGCTAAGCAACGCCTTAGTGGTTCTTGTCCACTAATGCCAGAAGAG GTTGGTATTCTTCTCCGTGCGCATGGATACTCATGGGACACAATAATATATGTATCTGGAGGAGAAGTCTTCGGTGGCCAAAGGACATTGATACCTCTTCATGCTatgtttgaaaatgttgttgaTAGGACTTCCCTTACGACTCCTTGGGAGCTTAATAGGCTTTATGGTCATGAGGCTAATATTATTACCAGTTCTCCTAGAACTCCCCCTCCAATTGAGAAAGAGATGAAGCATGAAGCATGGAAAACCTCAGGGCCACGTCCTCGCCCGCTTCCACCACCTCCAGCGCGGCCAAAGTCATATAACATTGAAGGTTGGTGGGGTTGGGTGGCTGAGAGTGATAATGAACCAGAAAGTACGGTGATGGAGTTGCGGACTAATGCCCATAAATTGCTATGGGAAGCAATTGACTATGTGATTGGCCTTGAAGCTGATGTGTTCATCTCTGGATTTGATCGTGATGGCAATGGACGGCCAAATTTTGCCAGCCTGGTAATGGGGCACAGACTCTACCAGTCAGCTGCATTGAAAACATATAGGCCAGACAG AAAAGAAGTTTCAAAGCTTTTAGAAGAAATCCATGACCATCTATATCATGCAAACCATACTTGGCTAAAATCGGTGCGCAAGCATATGAGAAAGAGATTGCTTGATGGACTCATAGAAGCATCCACCAAATCCAAACCATTATCTTTTCTATCTCATCCAGTCCCCGAATGTTCTTGCCTGAGGTATGACTCTAACGAAACATCATTTCATGCTTCAAGCCCTTCACCTCAGTCACAAGTTCAGGCAGCTCTTAGAGTTGTGCATCGATGCCCTGCTTGGATGGACAGTGATTTGATATTGCGGTCAAAAGACAAGGATAATGAAGAGGATCTTGATGAAGATGATTCCACATCATCTGGATTGTTTTTTCGGCGTAGTGGTGAAAATCATGAAAGTGGAGGTGGGGATTCAAACAACAAAGAGGAAGCTCAATTGGATGATCTAGAGGAGCTTGAGGGTGGGGAAAGATAA
- the LOC108988088 gene encoding O-fucosyltransferase 27-like isoform X1, whose product MKGQGKMVLNSRLKWVGLVGLVLSAFSLFIHFLLARFTEDGVIEYQSSITVFSWRPIFESANFPRTSPMYRRLWGPIRHLESLHPDANPRGNYADPSSQTNGFIFVRIRGGFHEIRNSICDVVAVSRLLNATLVIPEIQSTTSSKGISSDFKSFAYLYNEDQFMAALAKDVNIVKTLPKNLKWARRKKEIPSFKVPYSASPYYYLNQVLSVLKKHSVVELVVPEGGCLQAILPPELEHNEELQRLRCRVAFHALQFRQEVQELATKVLFRLRAPGRPFIAYDPGMTRDALAHHGCAELFQDVHTELIQHKRSWMIKRGIVEGKLRVNSAKQRLSGSCPLMPEEVGILLRAHGYSWDTIIYVSGGEVFGGQRTLIPLHAMFENVVDRTSLTTPWELNRLYGHEANIITSSPRTPPPIEKEMKHEAWKTSGPRPRPLPPPPARPKSYNIEGWWGWVAESDNEPESTVMELRTNAHKLLWEAIDYVIGLEADVFISGFDRDGNGRPNFASLVMGHRLYQSAALKTYRPDRKEVSKLLEEIHDHLYHANHTWLKSVRKHMRKRLLDGLIEASTKSKPLSFLSHPVPECSCLRYDSNETSFHASSPSPQSQVQAALRVVHRCPAWMDSDLILRSKDKDNEEDLDEDDSTSSGLFFRRSGENHESGGGDSNNKEEAQLDDLEELEGGER is encoded by the exons ATGAAAGGGCAGGGGAAGATGGTGTTGAACTCTAGACTGAAGTGGGTCGGTCTGGTTGGGCTCGTGCTATCCgctttttctctcttcattcACTTTTTGCTTGCCAGATTCACTGAGGATGGCGTTATAGAGTACCAGTCTTCAATCACTGTCTTCTCCTGGAGACCCATCTTTGAGAGTGCAAATTTTCCCAGAACT AGTCCAATGTATAGGAGACTATGGGGTCCAATACGGCATCTTGAATCTTTGCATCCCGACGCAAACCCCAGAGGAAACTATGCTG ATCCCAGTTCGCAAACAAATGGCTTTATCTTTGTCCGAATACGAGGTGGTTTCCATGAGATCAGGAATTCG ATTTGTGATGTGGTTGCCGTTTCCCGGCTTCTTAATGCTACCTTAGTAATTCCTGAGATCCAGTCAACTACAAGCAGCAAGGGCATCAG CTCTGATTTCAAGAGTTTTGCTTACCTGTACAATGAGGACCAGTTCATGGCAGCCTTAGCAAAAGATGTCAACATTGTGAAAACCcttcccaaaaatctcaaatgGGCAAGGAGAAAGAAGGAAATTCCAAGTTTCAAAGTGCCTTACTCGGCTTCACCATACTATTATCTGAATCAAGTTCTCTCAGTATTGAAGAAGCATTCAGTGGTTGAGCTAGTTGTACCTGAAGGTGGCTGCTTGCAG GCCATCCTTCCACCTGAACTTGAACACAATGAAGAGCTACAAAGGCTGAGATGTAGGGTTGCTTTCCATGCCCTTCAGTTTAGGCAGGAGGTCCAGGAACTTGCCACTAAAGTTTTATTTAG GTTACGGGCTCCTGGACGGCCATTTATAGCCTATGACCCTGGGATGACTAGAGATGCTCTAGCACATCACGGTTGTGCTGAACTCTTCCAG GATGTACATACAGAGCTCATCCAGCACAAAAGGTCTTGGATGATAAAACGGGGGATCGTCGAAGGGAAGCTACGGGTGAATTCAGCTAAGCAACGCCTTAGTGGTTCTTGTCCACTAATGCCAGAAGAG GTTGGTATTCTTCTCCGTGCGCATGGATACTCATGGGACACAATAATATATGTATCTGGAGGAGAAGTCTTCGGTGGCCAAAGGACATTGATACCTCTTCATGCTatgtttgaaaatgttgttgaTAGGACTTCCCTTACGACTCCTTGGGAGCTTAATAGGCTTTATGGTCATGAGGCTAATATTATTACCAGTTCTCCTAGAACTCCCCCTCCAATTGAGAAAGAGATGAAGCATGAAGCATGGAAAACCTCAGGGCCACGTCCTCGCCCGCTTCCACCACCTCCAGCGCGGCCAAAGTCATATAACATTGAAGGTTGGTGGGGTTGGGTGGCTGAGAGTGATAATGAACCAGAAAGTACGGTGATGGAGTTGCGGACTAATGCCCATAAATTGCTATGGGAAGCAATTGACTATGTGATTGGCCTTGAAGCTGATGTGTTCATCTCTGGATTTGATCGTGATGGCAATGGACGGCCAAATTTTGCCAGCCTGGTAATGGGGCACAGACTCTACCAGTCAGCTGCATTGAAAACATATAGGCCAGACAG AAAAGAAGTTTCAAAGCTTTTAGAAGAAATCCATGACCATCTATATCATGCAAACCATACTTGGCTAAAATCGGTGCGCAAGCATATGAGAAAGAGATTGCTTGATGGACTCATAGAAGCATCCACCAAATCCAAACCATTATCTTTTCTATCTCATCCAGTCCCCGAATGTTCTTGCCTGAGGTATGACTCTAACGAAACATCATTTCATGCTTCAAGCCCTTCACCTCAGTCACAAGTTCAGGCAGCTCTTAGAGTTGTGCATCGATGCCCTGCTTGGATGGACAGTGATTTGATATTGCGGTCAAAAGACAAGGATAATGAAGAGGATCTTGATGAAGATGATTCCACATCATCTGGATTGTTTTTTCGGCGTAGTGGTGAAAATCATGAAAGTGGAGGTGGGGATTCAAACAACAAAGAGGAAGCTCAATTGGATGATCTAGAGGAGCTTGAGGGTGGGGAAAGATAA
- the LOC108988227 gene encoding transcription factor BIM2-like: MVKPAKSHDHDHDHEFDDDDDEDDVARNSSCSRISRGDGKSRDQRTMAHRSKHSETEQRRRSKINERFQILRDILPRNDQKRDKASFLLEVIEYIQFLQDKLNMYEGQYRGWSSEPKKLIPWRNNRGPAESFADHSQVIKNGFGFENNTVPPALLTNAQNSPESELGTTAVYKALDNPTGSATPLAPSNVQMKLNMFDPVVRGGVPTQPLQESVSDAENMSSQPQSQWWHARPYPTECDVQNSTLNEQELAVDGGSVSISNSYSEEILNSLTQALQSSGVDLSQTCISVQINAGKPANSRLNGVASNSKDDETESLNDRVMGHAVVASCRNESGLAHKRLRTEES; this comes from the exons ATGGTGAAGCCAGCAAAGAGCCACGACCACGACCACGACCACGAGTTcgatgacgacgacgacgaaGACGACGTTGCCAGAAACAGCTCCTGTTCTCGGATCT CGAGAGGGGATGGGAAGAGCAGGGATCAGAGGACAATGGCGCATCGGTCGAAGCATTCGGAGACCGAACAGAGGAGGAGGAGCAAGATTAACGAGAg ATTTCAGATTTTGAGAGATATCTTACCGCGGAATGATCAAAAAAGAGATAAGGCTTCATTCTTGTTGGAG gtTATAGAGTACATTCAGTTTTTACAGgataaattaaatatgtatGAAGGACAATACCGCGGGTGGAGTTCAGAACCGAAAAAATTGATACCTTGG AGAAATAATCGTGGGCCTGCAGAAAGTTTTGCGGATCATTCACAAGTTATAAAGAATGGTTTTGGCTTTGAGAATAATACTGTCCCCCCAGCTTTACTTACAAATGCACAGAACTCACCAGAATCTGAATTGGGTACAACTGCGGTTTACAAGGCACTTGATAACCCCACTGGGTCAGCTACACCACTTGCTCCTTCGAATGTGCAAATGAAGCTAAACATGTTTGATCCTGTTGTTAGGGGTGGTGTGCCTACCCAGCCGTTACAGGAATCAGTTTCTGATGCTGAAAATATGTCATCCCAGCCCCAATCCCAGTGGTGGCATGCTAGACCTTATCCAACCGAGTGTGATGTTCAAAATAGTACACTGAATGAACAGGAGCTGGCTGTTGATGGTGGATCAGTTAGCATCTCGAATTCATATTCTGAAGA GATTCTGAATTCACTGACCCAAGCGCTGCAATCTTCTGGAGTTGATTTATCACAAACCTGCATTTCAGTGCAGATTAATGCTGGTAAACCTGCAAATAGCAGACTGAATGGTGTAGCATCTAATTCAAAG GATGATGAGACAGAGTCTTTGAACGATCGAGTTATGGGGCATGCTGTAGTTGCCAGCTGCCGTAATGAGTCTGGATTAGCTCATAAGAGGCTGAGAACGGAAGAAAGCTAG
- the LOC108987953 gene encoding rhamnogalacturonan I rhamnosyltransferase 1 — protein sequence MCKVTGYDGKRSYRDECEMGFKFWSEVKVGKSKSLMVLRPRMKLFVIRVITIMLICACVAQLMTLGELWRPRVLKGWPSCFSPSELPLHAELPAAPIKVASPPKRIYKNNGYLWVSCNGGLNQMRAAICDMVTIARYLNVTLIVPELDKTSFWHDPSDFQDIFDVNHFIKSLRDEVRIVKELPPRLKRRVEKRKLYSLPPISWSNMSYYLDQILPLVKRHKVLHLNRTDARLANNGLPLEIQKLRCRVNFNALKFTSPIEELGRRLVRILRQKGPFLVLHLRYEMDMLAFSGCTHSCNSYEVEELTKMRYAYTWWREKVINSTFKRQEGLCPLTPEETALVLSALGIDRNVQIYIAAGDIYGGERRMAPLVEAFPNLVTKDTLLDPSELSYFKNHSSQMAALDYLVSLESDLFVPTYDGNMAKVVAGHRRFLGFKKTLLLDRKLLVGLLDQYNDGALSWDDFSSVVKQIHANRMGSPKKRVIIPAKPKEEDYFYANPYECLQLQDEPLRNT from the exons ATGTGTAAAGTGACGGGCTATGATGGGAAGCGTAGTTATAGGGATGAGTGCGAGATGGGATTCAAGTTTTGGAGTGAGGTGAAGGTCGGAAAGTCGAAGAGTTTGATGGTATTGAGGCCTCGAATGAAGCTGTTCGTAATTCGGGTGATAACAATTATGTTGATTTGTGCTTGTGTTGCTCAGCTAATGACGTTGGGAGAGCTGTGGAGGCCAAGAGTGTTGAAGGGTTGGCCTTCTTGTTTCAGCCCTTCAGAATTGCCTCTGCACGCTGAATTGCCTGCTGCTCCGATCAAAGTTGCTTCCCCACCAAAAA GGATTTATAAGAACAATGGTTATCTTTGGGTTTCCTGCAATGGAGGCCTAAACCAAATGCGAGCAGCA ATATGCGACATGGTTACCATTGCCAGATACTTAAATGTCACACTTATTGTTCCAGAGCTGGATAAAACCTCCTTTTGGCATGACCCAAG TGACTTCCAAGACATATTTGATGtgaatcattttattaaatcgTTGAGAGATGAGGTTCGGATAGTGAAGGAGTTACCACCAAGGCTCAAGAGAAGAGTTGAAAAGCGAAAGTTATATTCATTGCCACCCATTAGTTGGTCTAACATGTCCTACTACCTTGATCAG ATTCTTCCTCTGGTGAAAAGGCACAAAGTTCTGCATTTAAATAGAACTGATGCTCGACTGGCTAATAACGGCCTGCCTCTTGAGATTCAGAAGTTACGCTGCCGAGTAAACTTCAATGCATTGAAGTTTACTTCCCCGATAGAGGAGTTGGGTAGAAGACTTGTCAGGATATTGAGGCAGAAGGGCCCCTTCCTGGTCCTTCATCTCAGATATGAAATGGATATGTTGGCTTTCTCTGGCTGCACTCATAGTTGCAACAGTTATGAGGTGGAAGAACTCACAAAAATGAG ATATGCATACACCTGGTGGAGGGAAAAAGTTATAAACTCCACGTTTAAAAGGCAAGAAGGTTTGTGCCCTTTGACACCTGAGGAAACTGCATTGGTATTGAGTGCACTCGGGATTGATCGTAACGTTCAAATTTATATTGCTGCTGGAGATATATATGGTGGGGAAAGAAGGATGGCACCTTTGGTGGAAGCTTTTCCTAACTTG GTCACAAAAGATACTCTGCTGGATCCCTCAGAGCTGAGTTATTTCAAGAATCACTCATCCCAAATGGCAGCATTGGATTATCTTGTTTCCCTGGAGAGTGATTTATTTGTTCCTACGTATGATGGAAACATGGCTAAAGTAGTTGCAGGCCATCGCAG GTTTTTAGGATTCAAAAAGACTCTTCTATTGGACAGAAAGCTTTTAGTTGGTTTACTAGATCAATACAACGATGGGGCATTAAGCTGGGATGACTTCTCTTCTGTTGTGAAACAAATTCATGCCAATAGGATGGGAAGCCCAAAGAAACGAGTGATCATTCCTGCTAAACCCAAGGAAGAAGATTATTTCTATGCCAACCCATACGAGTGTTTGCAACTGCAAGATGAACCATTGAGGAACACAtga